The following proteins are encoded in a genomic region of Paenibacillus sp. FSL H3-0469:
- a CDS encoding NAD(P)H-dependent oxidoreductase, which yields MNTLVIYTHPNHKSLSYAFLEEVLRGSKENAKITEVKVLDLYAAGFDPVLVFNENRRRRDMYREPELAEYREQLLWADQIVLVYPIWWGRPPAMLMGYIDRMFASGFAYRDKGGLLPEGLLKGKSVICISSMKGPTHYPLLWLGNSHKILMRKALFNYVGIRKVKFFEFGNMESKKGKHSKKLEQIYRYFKTVG from the coding sequence ATGAATACACTTGTGATCTACACCCATCCGAACCATAAGAGCCTGAGCTACGCCTTCCTGGAGGAAGTACTGCGCGGCAGCAAGGAGAATGCCAAAATTACGGAAGTGAAGGTGCTTGATCTGTATGCGGCCGGATTCGATCCGGTCCTGGTGTTCAATGAAAATCGGCGCAGACGGGATATGTACCGGGAACCGGAGCTTGCAGAGTACAGGGAGCAGCTGCTATGGGCCGATCAGATCGTGCTGGTCTATCCGATCTGGTGGGGACGCCCGCCAGCGATGCTGATGGGCTACATCGACCGGATGTTTGCATCGGGCTTCGCCTACCGGGATAAGGGCGGACTTTTGCCTGAGGGGCTGCTCAAGGGGAAGAGCGTAATCTGCATTTCCAGCATGAAGGGGCCGACCCACTACCCGCTGCTGTGGCTGGGGAACTCGCATAAGATACTGATGCGCAAAGCCCTGTTCAACTACGTGGGCATCCGTAAGGTGAAGTTCTTCGAATTCGGTAACATGGAGAGCAAGAAGGGGAAGCATAGCAAGAAGCTGGAGCAGATCTACCGCTATTTCAAGACAGTGGGCTGA
- a CDS encoding MarR family transcriptional regulator translates to MDNNHLFQKFIAFTAAVHQITNDISKDVNSDGLTPLQYKIVEYIAVSQPVTLSEISDCMNMSMPNTSRELKKLSEKGLCTRITDPADRRRQGITLSAAGEALMNEAFGQIAVRFEQRIAALSAEERKETERALDLLQQKVFYLN, encoded by the coding sequence ATGGACAACAACCATCTATTTCAGAAATTTATAGCCTTCACTGCCGCCGTCCATCAAATAACGAACGATATTTCCAAAGATGTGAACTCAGACGGCTTAACGCCGCTGCAATATAAGATTGTCGAATACATCGCCGTCAGCCAGCCTGTTACGCTCAGCGAGATCAGCGACTGCATGAACATGTCGATGCCCAATACCAGCAGGGAGCTGAAGAAGCTTAGCGAAAAAGGGCTATGTACCCGCATCACCGACCCCGCTGACCGCCGCAGACAGGGAATTACGCTCTCCGCTGCAGGCGAGGCGTTGATGAATGAGGCCTTCGGACAGATCGCTGTCCGGTTCGAGCAGCGTATTGCGGCTCTGAGCGCTGAGGAACGCAAAGAGACCGAGCGGGCGCTCGATCTCTTGCAACAGAAGGTATTTTATTTGAACTGA
- a CDS encoding zinc ribbon domain-containing protein YjdM — MNELPNCPQCGSVYTYEDGALLVCPECAHEWSLDAAGASGEDEKVVKDANGNVLADGDTVTVIKDLKVKGSSSVLKIGTKVKNIRLVDGDHDIDCKIDGFGAMKLKSEFVRKA; from the coding sequence ATGAATGAATTACCGAATTGCCCGCAGTGTGGCTCTGTGTATACCTATGAGGATGGAGCGCTGCTGGTCTGCCCGGAGTGTGCCCATGAGTGGTCTCTGGATGCAGCGGGCGCAAGCGGCGAGGATGAGAAGGTAGTGAAGGATGCTAACGGCAATGTCCTGGCTGACGGAGACACCGTAACGGTGATTAAAGATCTCAAGGTCAAAGGCAGCTCGTCCGTTCTGAAGATAGGCACGAAGGTGAAGAATATCCGTCTGGTGGACGGCGACCATGATATCGATTGTAAAATCGACGGGTTCGGCGCAATGAAGCTGAAATCGGAGTTTGTGCGCAAGGCCTAG
- a CDS encoding stalk domain-containing protein gives MTTRTTILLSLLGLALTATAGGNAHADAAPSPQPISIYLDGQQLQPETRPLNISGTVLVPMRGLFEAQGAELSWNNASKTVTAVKGGTALTYTLGSSTALLNGKTTQLAVPGQLSQGYSMIPLRFVSEALGSEVSWEPASGSVLISSASAYETSVTWGVNLRSTPDAGSSATSLGLLPAGSKVHVIREVNALWLEVRTTDHMRGYVSSKPKFTDYRSPSLLQKQGEALIASGKKYLNTPYEFGASPNQTNTFDCSSFVKRVFGDTLGIELPRVSYDQADEGRKVGLDELRTGDLLFFTARGLDIGHVAIYAGNNRILHTYSKEQGVHMEDFSSKWKQRFVTARRIL, from the coding sequence ATGACAACCAGAACAACTATACTGCTGTCTCTGCTAGGACTGGCCCTGACCGCTACGGCGGGCGGTAATGCCCATGCAGATGCAGCACCCTCACCCCAGCCCATCTCCATTTACCTGGACGGGCAGCAGCTTCAGCCGGAGACCCGGCCGCTGAACATCAGCGGGACTGTACTGGTTCCCATGCGGGGGCTGTTCGAGGCCCAGGGGGCTGAGCTCTCCTGGAACAACGCAAGCAAGACCGTAACTGCCGTCAAAGGCGGCACTGCACTTACCTATACCTTAGGCTCGTCCACTGCTCTGCTGAACGGGAAGACCACCCAGCTGGCGGTACCGGGACAACTATCGCAAGGCTACAGTATGATTCCCCTGCGCTTCGTCAGTGAAGCCCTGGGCAGCGAGGTGAGCTGGGAGCCGGCTTCGGGCTCTGTCCTTATCTCCTCGGCGTCCGCCTATGAGACCTCGGTCACCTGGGGGGTCAACCTGCGCAGCACCCCGGATGCCGGGAGCAGCGCCACCAGTCTGGGCCTGCTGCCCGCCGGAAGCAAGGTCCATGTCATCCGTGAGGTTAATGCCCTCTGGCTGGAGGTTCGGACCACAGATCATATGAGAGGATATGTATCTTCCAAGCCGAAATTCACGGATTACAGAAGCCCTTCCCTGCTGCAGAAGCAAGGGGAAGCCCTGATTGCTTCAGGTAAGAAATACCTGAATACCCCTTATGAATTCGGCGCTTCTCCGAACCAGACGAATACGTTCGACTGTTCTTCTTTTGTGAAGCGTGTATTCGGGGATACGCTTGGGATTGAGCTTCCCCGCGTCTCTTACGATCAGGCAGATGAAGGCCGGAAGGTTGGCCTGGACGAGCTGCGCACCGGAGATCTGCTCTTCTTCACCGCCAGGGGTCTCGACATCGGACATGTAGCCATCTACGCCGGAAATAACCGGATACTGCATACCTACTCCAAGGAGCAGGGTGTACATATGGAGGATTTCAGCAGCAAGTGGAAGCAGCGGTTTGTTACCGCGCGGCGGATTCTATAG
- a CDS encoding TetR/AcrR family transcriptional regulator yields the protein MTTTGNKRSAKIYDAARTRGVILDAAEEIFAESGFSAARIDAIAKASGYNKSLIYQYYGDKLGLYTEVVKRADQVSEQITGSFISELLKDEQQLKDPSAFKNFVDYWTRQTVSFLLEHRTYLRILFWEAAEGWKTLNQISYRLDDDPQMYKVALAAQRNGILRRDLDPALFPMLAMNMIAMTLQSSSRFEHVFGNLDSPQNREQATSQIVQFIIHGVMEPSLL from the coding sequence ATAACCACAACTGGGAACAAACGCAGCGCCAAAATCTACGATGCCGCCCGGACCCGGGGCGTTATCCTGGATGCAGCCGAGGAGATCTTTGCCGAGTCCGGCTTCTCAGCGGCACGGATTGATGCCATTGCGAAGGCTTCCGGGTATAACAAAAGCCTGATCTACCAATATTATGGCGACAAATTAGGGTTGTACACGGAAGTGGTCAAGCGGGCGGACCAGGTTAGTGAACAGATCACCGGCTCGTTCATCAGCGAATTGCTGAAGGATGAGCAGCAACTCAAGGACCCGTCCGCATTCAAAAATTTCGTGGATTACTGGACCCGTCAGACGGTCTCCTTCCTGCTGGAGCACCGGACTTACCTGAGAATCCTGTTCTGGGAGGCTGCGGAAGGCTGGAAGACCTTGAATCAGATCAGCTACCGTCTTGACGATGATCCTCAGATGTATAAGGTTGCATTGGCCGCCCAGAGGAACGGAATCCTCCGCCGGGATCTGGACCCCGCACTCTTTCCGATGCTGGCCATGAACATGATTGCTATGACACTGCAGTCGTCTTCAAGGTTCGAGCACGTGTTCGGCAATCTGGATTCCCCGCAGAATAGAGAGCAGGCCACCAGTCAGATCGTACAATTTATTATCCATGGCGTCATGGAGCCGTCTTTACTGTAA
- a CDS encoding catalase family peroxidase: MNEGKNEAELDGQLPAGEQAAAEGLAAEAVDAIENLSGVHPGYRRAHAAGVCCRGFFRPSGLGKEFTEAEHLQEQQVNAIIRFSGSSTDPALADLLSPAKGMAVQFILPDGEVTNLVGVSVPVFFARTPESFIDIVHMAHRLRTGTLGPIELMKEIVSHFSESKEALLAVRRLMPPASYAECHYYCIHAYVLVNAEGRQQPVRFEWVPEKGVRTLTLEEAAQQPDRYLEEELELRLKDEPAIFQLVAVLGEEGDATDDPTRAWPEERRRIDLGRLHISEIYPDPKYLLMDPTILTTGMLLSDDPILRFRSAAYAESYGRRIEGR; this comes from the coding sequence GTGAATGAGGGCAAGAATGAAGCTGAACTGGACGGACAACTGCCGGCAGGGGAGCAAGCTGCGGCTGAAGGGCTGGCCGCCGAGGCGGTAGACGCGATCGAGAACCTGTCCGGTGTCCATCCCGGATACCGCCGTGCCCATGCGGCGGGAGTCTGCTGCCGCGGCTTCTTCCGGCCTAGCGGACTGGGAAAGGAATTCACGGAGGCGGAACACCTGCAGGAGCAGCAGGTGAACGCCATTATCCGCTTCTCGGGGAGCTCGACCGATCCGGCACTGGCGGATCTGCTCTCTCCTGCCAAGGGAATGGCTGTCCAATTCATCCTGCCGGATGGCGAGGTTACAAATCTGGTTGGAGTGAGCGTCCCTGTCTTTTTTGCCCGGACTCCTGAGTCCTTCATCGACATTGTACATATGGCCCACCGGCTGCGGACCGGGACACTCGGACCGATTGAGCTGATGAAGGAGATTGTCAGCCACTTCAGCGAGAGCAAGGAGGCCCTGCTCGCAGTGCGGCGGCTGATGCCGCCTGCCAGCTATGCCGAATGTCATTACTACTGCATACATGCTTATGTGCTGGTCAATGCCGAAGGCAGGCAACAGCCTGTCCGGTTCGAGTGGGTTCCCGAGAAGGGCGTGCGCACACTGACGCTGGAAGAGGCTGCGCAGCAGCCGGACCGCTATCTGGAGGAGGAGCTGGAGCTGCGCCTGAAGGATGAACCGGCCATTTTCCAGCTTGTCGCCGTTCTGGGCGAGGAAGGCGATGCTACGGACGATCCCACGCGCGCCTGGCCCGAAGAGCGCCGCAGAATCGATCTCGGCCGGCTGCATATTTCCGAGATCTACCCCGATCCGAAGTATCTGCTCATGGACCCTACGATCCTTACAACCGGCATGCTTCTCTCGGATGACCCGATTCTGAGGTTCCGCAGCGCGGCCTACGCCGAATCTTATGGACGGCGGATCGAAGGAAGATAG
- a CDS encoding GNAT family N-acetyltransferase: MIWLEPVLDPLAPESLDIQASILNSQPEFNQMVLHKAFLEPLELEEENRNNLTMGEKMLYIRSHDRIAGLITYLPDYSADHYPWIGLLVIHRQYSRQGIGKTAVHELERMFRNHSLSAVRLAVQLENKAGEAFWTRNGFAPVRRATDNHNNEVDVYEKQFR, translated from the coding sequence ATGATTTGGTTAGAACCAGTACTGGACCCGTTAGCGCCGGAGAGTCTGGATATTCAGGCCTCCATCCTGAACTCTCAGCCTGAATTCAACCAGATGGTCCTGCATAAGGCGTTTCTGGAGCCCCTGGAGCTGGAGGAGGAGAACCGCAACAACCTCACTATGGGGGAGAAAATGCTATACATCAGAAGCCATGACCGGATTGCCGGTCTGATCACCTACCTGCCTGACTATAGCGCGGATCATTATCCGTGGATCGGCCTGCTGGTGATTCACCGGCAATACAGCCGGCAGGGGATCGGAAAAACCGCCGTACATGAGCTGGAGCGAATGTTCAGGAATCATAGCCTCAGCGCCGTCAGACTAGCCGTTCAGCTGGAGAACAAGGCCGGGGAGGCCTTCTGGACCCGAAACGGGTTCGCCCCGGTCAGAAGAGCGACCGATAACCACAATAACGAAGTGGATGTTTACGAGAAGCAGTTTAGATGA
- a CDS encoding DHA2 family efflux MFS transporter permease subunit has product MEKAPKGTNLIMAILIIGTMAGLLNQSSLNTALPNIMGEFRLSASTVQWLTTAFALVTGIVVPITAYLIQRFTTKQVFVFAMGMLTAGTLLCAVSPSFGLLLTGRIVQAVGVGIMLPLVQTLTFILIPVAKRGFTMGLIGLAINFAPAIGPVLNGWLVEDHSWRLLFYILAPCSLLLTLLGVFLVKNVTPQVKSKADALSMTLSSLGFGGVLYGFSVSGSQGWGSTEVLISLAVGFIALCLFVWRQLKMENPLLELRVFTSSAFTMATVISMILMIIMLSAQLLLPLYMQTMLGYTALKSGLMLLPGAILICIMSPIAGRIFDKIGARTMVITGISLTVISALLFSNLTEHTSYMFLMVGYSLRMAGVSLTLLPVITSGMNSLPPDLIRHGIPVNTTLRTVAGSIGTALLVTIMTYSGGGLKQTGDVHSLIHGMNVASMVTTGAAVAALILSLFLKRKEAPAPAEIAAKGVAVK; this is encoded by the coding sequence ATGGAGAAGGCACCAAAGGGAACCAATCTAATCATGGCTATTCTAATTATCGGGACAATGGCGGGGCTGTTGAATCAATCCTCGCTGAATACGGCACTGCCTAACATTATGGGTGAGTTCCGGTTGTCTGCGAGTACCGTGCAGTGGTTAACGACCGCTTTTGCACTGGTGACGGGTATTGTTGTTCCGATTACAGCTTATCTTATTCAGCGCTTCACGACGAAGCAGGTATTCGTCTTTGCGATGGGCATGCTGACTGCGGGGACGCTTCTGTGTGCGGTTTCCCCGAGCTTCGGCCTGCTGCTCACCGGAAGAATTGTGCAGGCGGTCGGAGTGGGCATTATGCTTCCCCTGGTCCAGACCCTGACGTTCATTCTCATCCCGGTAGCCAAGCGCGGGTTCACGATGGGGCTGATCGGGCTGGCGATTAACTTCGCTCCGGCGATCGGACCTGTGCTGAACGGCTGGCTCGTGGAGGATCATTCCTGGCGCTTGTTGTTCTATATTCTGGCTCCTTGCTCGCTGCTGCTTACGCTCCTGGGCGTGTTTCTGGTGAAGAACGTGACGCCACAGGTAAAAAGTAAGGCCGACGCGCTCTCCATGACGTTATCCTCGCTCGGCTTCGGCGGTGTGCTGTACGGATTCAGTGTCTCCGGCAGTCAAGGATGGGGAAGCACCGAGGTGCTAATTTCCCTCGCGGTCGGGTTCATCGCACTCTGCCTGTTCGTGTGGCGGCAACTGAAGATGGAGAATCCTCTGCTGGAGCTGCGGGTGTTCACCAGTTCTGCCTTTACGATGGCTACAGTAATCAGTATGATCCTGATGATTATCATGCTGAGCGCGCAGCTCCTGCTGCCGCTGTATATGCAGACCATGCTTGGCTATACTGCGCTGAAGTCGGGTCTGATGCTGCTGCCGGGTGCGATTCTGATCTGTATCATGTCCCCGATAGCGGGAAGAATATTCGATAAAATAGGTGCCAGAACGATGGTCATCACCGGAATCAGCCTGACGGTCATCTCTGCACTGTTGTTCTCCAATCTGACGGAGCACACGTCCTATATGTTCCTGATGGTCGGCTACTCTCTGCGGATGGCTGGCGTCAGCCTGACCCTGCTGCCCGTCATCACCAGCGGAATGAATTCACTGCCGCCTGACTTGATCCGCCATGGTATCCCGGTGAATACCACACTGCGTACCGTCGCCGGTTCCATTGGAACCGCCCTGCTTGTCACTATTATGACCTACAGCGGCGGCGGCCTGAAGCAGACAGGCGATGTCCATAGCTTAATTCACGGAATGAATGTGGCTTCTATGGTCACCACAGGCGCCGCGGTGGCTGCGCTGATCCTGTCCTTGTTCCTCAAGCGCAAGGAGGCTCCTGCGCCTGCGGAGATTGCAGCGAAGGGCGTTGCTGTGAAATAA